In Acidimicrobiales bacterium, the following are encoded in one genomic region:
- the rpmH gene encoding 50S ribosomal protein L34: MKRPYQPNAQKRAKRHGFRHRMSTRAGRAILAARRRKGRAKLSA, translated from the coding sequence ATGAAGCGCCCCTATCAGCCAAACGCTCAGAAGCGCGCCAAGCGCCACGGTTTCCGGCACCGGATGTCCACTCGCGCCGGACGCGCCATCCTCGCCGCGCGCCGCCGCAAGGGCCGCGCCAAGCTCTCCGCCTAG
- the rnpA gene encoding ribonuclease P protein component: MPTAARLRGRRAFADLAHRGRTVRSGPLRVRYFAAPGLPAVGYAISKRTGNAVVRNRIRRRLRAAVTQATTRMTSGFYLIIPDASTEHAPFTDLELAVNNAITALQDGGR, from the coding sequence ATGCCGACTGCCGCTCGACTTCGGGGCCGGCGCGCGTTCGCTGATCTCGCCCACCGTGGCCGCACGGTGCGCAGCGGTCCCCTCCGCGTGCGGTACTTCGCCGCGCCTGGGCTTCCGGCCGTGGGGTACGCCATCAGCAAGCGAACGGGCAACGCGGTGGTTCGCAACCGCATTCGCCGCCGGCTGCGCGCCGCCGTCACCCAGGCAACTACCCGCATGACCAGCGGTTTCTACCTGATCATCCCCGACGCCTCGACGGAGCACGCGCCGTTCACGGACCTCGAGCTGGCGGTAAATAACGCTATTACGGCTCTCCAGGATGGCGGCCGATGA
- the yidD gene encoding membrane protein insertion efficiency factor YidD, which translates to MSRTARVLRGGIRVYQGLSAGRRPHCRYSPSCSHYAVEALERHGAARGSWLTAKRLARCAPWGGHGWDPVPD; encoded by the coding sequence ATGAGCCGGACGGCCCGCGTCCTGCGCGGTGGCATCCGGGTCTATCAGGGCCTCAGCGCCGGCCGTCGCCCGCATTGTCGTTACTCCCCGAGCTGCTCGCATTACGCAGTCGAAGCCCTCGAGCGTCACGGCGCCGCCCGAGGCTCCTGGCTGACGGCGAAACGGCTCGCCCGCTGTGCCCCCTGGGGGGGCCACGGCTGGGACCCCGTCCCCGACTAA
- a CDS encoding YidC/Oxa1 family membrane protein insertase: MFSLLAGVLAFFYDLIPNYAVAITLLTLAVMGVLTPFMLKGTRSMLRMQKLQPEMKRIQEMHKGDRQAQNEAMMAFYKEHQINPVGGCLPMLLQFPVLLVMFRVLRGLVKTHSVTLKAGAKCVGQVVKNKCVTGTPSYIGHNTALYQALEKSGGKMKSFGVDFGAIPTHAGRGAPVLYLLIVLVVVSSYYQLRQMQARQPANAMQNNQMGQQMQTMNRIMPLFSGLISLQLPGGVTLYFLISNLFRVAQQGLMYKYDPHLKAHMEEVREAQSRSASEPPAAPAPRRSLFGGSRASTDANGKSPSNGASGGPKGQTRPASGRVTQPGRPGQARKRSKKKR, translated from the coding sequence GTGTTCTCTCTGCTGGCCGGTGTCCTGGCCTTCTTCTACGACTTAATCCCGAACTATGCGGTGGCGATCACGCTGCTGACCCTCGCAGTGATGGGTGTCCTGACGCCGTTCATGCTCAAGGGCACCCGCAGCATGCTGCGGATGCAGAAGCTGCAGCCGGAAATGAAGCGCATCCAAGAGATGCACAAGGGGGACCGGCAGGCGCAGAACGAGGCCATGATGGCCTTCTACAAGGAGCACCAGATCAACCCGGTCGGCGGGTGCCTGCCGATGTTGCTCCAGTTCCCGGTGCTGCTCGTGATGTTCCGCGTGTTGCGCGGCCTGGTGAAGACGCACTCCGTCACCCTCAAGGCGGGGGCCAAATGCGTCGGCCAGGTGGTCAAGAACAAGTGCGTGACCGGTACCCCGTCCTACATCGGCCACAACACCGCGCTGTACCAGGCCCTCGAGAAGAGCGGCGGCAAGATGAAGTCCTTCGGCGTCGACTTCGGCGCCATTCCGACACACGCTGGCCGCGGCGCCCCGGTGTTGTACCTGCTCATCGTGCTCGTCGTCGTTTCCTCGTACTACCAGCTGCGCCAAATGCAGGCCCGCCAGCCCGCGAACGCGATGCAGAACAATCAGATGGGCCAGCAGATGCAGACGATGAATCGCATCATGCCGCTGTTCTCCGGTCTGATCTCGTTGCAGCTGCCGGGCGGCGTCACCCTGTACTTCCTGATCTCGAACCTGTTCCGCGTGGCACAGCAGGGCCTGATGTACAAGTACGACCCGCACCTCAAGGCCCACATGGAAGAGGTGCGCGAGGCGCAGAGCCGTTCAGCGTCCGAGCCGCCGGCGGCGCCGGCGCCCCGCCGGTCGTTGTTCGGGGGTTCGCGTGCGAGCACTGACGCGAACGGCAAGAGCCCGAGCAACGGCGCTTCCGGTGGTCCCAAGGGCCAGACCCGGCCGGCGAGTGGACGCGTCACGCAACCAGGGCGACCAGGCCAAGCGCGCAAGCGATCGAAGAAGAAGCGGTAG
- the jag gene encoding RNA-binding cell elongation regulator Jag/EloR translates to MEWVEITAKTIEEAKELALDQLGVDVDEAEFEVLEEPKAGLFGRVRGEARVRARVRPTAPRSKDGGRRRARPERGGGRGERGTATATAEEETAPAQRGGGRNGATDPAVAEAIAQVSAVGEAPASGSSGEGGARNRRRGGRGRGGRGGTGGDGERRPRRSDDEETRGEPVSVEALEQQGAVAVEFLKGLVDAFSLEATVAVRSVNESAVEVAVDGADLGLLVGPRGATLQAIQDLTRTVVLRETGMREGWVIVDVAEYRVKRRAALEKFALQVADQVKSGGVAVRLDPMPPADRKVVHDVLNGVEGIETGSEGEEPRRRVIVKPVAVG, encoded by the coding sequence GTGGAATGGGTCGAAATCACCGCGAAAACGATTGAGGAAGCCAAGGAATTGGCTCTTGACCAGCTTGGCGTCGACGTCGACGAAGCCGAGTTCGAAGTCCTCGAAGAGCCAAAGGCCGGATTGTTCGGTCGCGTGCGGGGCGAGGCCCGGGTGCGGGCGCGCGTCCGCCCGACTGCGCCGCGCTCGAAGGACGGCGGCCGGCGCCGGGCGCGCCCCGAACGCGGTGGCGGCCGCGGCGAGCGCGGCACGGCGACCGCGACCGCGGAGGAAGAAACGGCACCCGCCCAGCGTGGTGGAGGCCGCAACGGTGCCACTGATCCGGCGGTCGCGGAGGCGATTGCCCAGGTCAGTGCGGTCGGCGAGGCTCCCGCGAGCGGTAGCAGCGGCGAGGGCGGTGCCCGAAACCGGCGTCGCGGGGGCCGCGGCCGGGGCGGCCGCGGCGGTACTGGGGGCGATGGTGAACGCCGGCCACGACGGTCGGACGACGAAGAAACTCGAGGAGAGCCCGTGTCGGTGGAGGCGTTGGAACAGCAGGGTGCAGTTGCCGTTGAGTTTCTGAAGGGTCTTGTCGACGCCTTCAGCCTCGAGGCGACCGTTGCCGTGCGCTCGGTCAACGAGTCGGCGGTCGAAGTCGCCGTCGATGGCGCTGATCTGGGATTACTGGTCGGCCCTCGGGGCGCAACGCTGCAGGCGATCCAGGACCTGACGCGGACGGTGGTGCTGCGTGAGACGGGGATGCGCGAGGGCTGGGTGATCGTCGACGTGGCCGAATACCGGGTCAAGCGCCGGGCGGCACTCGAAAAGTTCGCCCTTCAGGTCGCCGATCAGGTGAAGTCAGGCGGGGTGGCCGTGCGCCTCGACCCGATGCCGCCGGCGGACCGCAAGGTGGTCCACGATGTCCTCAACGGCGTCGAGGGCATCGAGACGGGCTCGGAGGGCGAGGAGCCTCGCCGCCGGGTGATCGTCAAGCCCGTCGCGGTTGGCTGA